From Oryzias latipes chromosome 3, ASM223467v1:
TGAATAGGTTTTTCGTTTAGGACTAATGATTTTGataattttcatgttttttggcTGCTCTTAACCAACCACAGGGGAAGGTGGGTTAAATAAACTGGGTGTGGCTTTGCTGTTGTCAAGGCAATCATAGCTCCTTTGGATATTGTCCACCAGTCAGTTGGGAGTGAGTAGATGTGCAAGCAACACAATATATAAAATATTCCAGAGACATTTATGTACAGTTTCAAACAAAGTTACAACCTCTTTTTAATCATGGCAGTGAGCTGACCAATCACAGCCCGTCCAATTAACCAGGGACACAGTGATGGCTGCTCAGGGAGCTCTCTactaaaacatatatatatatatatatatatacttacaAATATTTACACACTTACTTACACCCAAAAATCCAATATCTGTGTGGATACTTAAAGAGACCCACTTGaaccaaaattttaaaagaatacatagtttttcattttaatgtttactcATTCTTATGGTCAAACGGTGTCTTTGTAATTATGCGGCATTCTCGCCATCTGGTGGTGATATTAAGTACTGCATCACTGCCAAAATAAACGGTGAAAGACATTGGGGCATATGACAATGTAATAAATTACAATACTCAACAATCTTTAGATATACATCCCAATGAGCACTTTTCAGTCAAACAGAAATGGCAAATCACAAATAATAGAAGAATTCAGCTGTGGTTTTACCTAAAGCAGCCACACATTTGTTGACGACTGTATACATTTGATTGAGTTACTTTTCTAGATTAACAAAGGAAATCTGTGACTCGTAGTTAGAGCTGGGAAAGAGAGCACAGtgaagctttcaagtttcaTGAACTATAGTGAAAGAAACAATGTTTAATGCACTGAAACTATGTCAGATGCATTTTATCCTTTTATAAACTttagaaaattgtaaaataaaatagaaataataataaaaaagaaaggtaGAATACTGATATTAGGTTTGTTAAACACAATGTAAAAGAGCTCTTCCActctcggcttctcccatcaggggtcgccacagcgaacgagtcgcatggtagatttggcaatgttttacgccggatgcccttcctgacgcaaccttctcaaaccgggcttggaaccggcagaggtagagaagggaacagggagcagcccggagtcgaaccctggtttcacggacggcaggcgccacaaaccagcacgagctaaaccggctccacaATGTAAAAGAGCTAATACCCCAAAAATGAAGAATGACAATTATTACAAAGggattttttccacattttttgcaGCAGGACAATTGTTGGATTATAAAACAGGCCTCTGGGCGGGCACAGATATGAACAAAGTCTCTTTCTTAATCTGACAGTTACAGcttcaataaaatgaaaaaccatgTAACTGCAATTAGGTCATTTTTCCCTGAACCTGATGAGCTTTGAAACCACTTTGTTTAAATAATATCAGtcttttttgtggtttgttttgtcttgtctACACATGGTTGAGGTGGATTAGTCCATTCAGTCTGTCCTAGTTTGTCTAGTTCTCTGTTtaaacagaatagaatagaatttttttatttgaactttatgAATTGTTTCAAAATTCATTACAGAAGTGTactattttggattttttggaCTGTAGTCTGATTTCAAGCTTTGAGATTGTGGTCTGTGGTGGATTTCTCTCATCTTTACGAGTTATTCTGAGGAattccaaagaaaattgtgGGGTTTGTTCTTCATTTGGCCCAGGCAAATGTCCGGTCGCTAGGAGACGAGACAGTTTTGGGCAGGGACTTCTTTAAATGTCCAGagttggattttattttcatttcattgtccTTAAATTCCTTTCACCTGTGTGTTTATTAGCGGGCTTGTAGTCCTTCCCTTACGTTTCTACTTTAAACGCTTCAcatccattttattgttttgttactGTCATGTGGGagaggtgtgtgtgtcatttgatATAAACTGTATAAATagtgatgttttgttgttttcagctAACAGTTTGATGCAATTTAgatagatgtaaaaaaaataattaataaatacttgCTCACAGTGTATAGTTGTTTAGTACATTATAAAACTTGGCttatgtgtttttcttcatgttcCCATGCAGCTGTTTTGGTTCTCTGTTTCTTGCAATGATTGCCAGATAAATCAGTCTCCAATAGTTTTTGCTGTGTCACAATGCTTCTTTCATACTTAAAACTATGCAGCAGTACAGTTTTTTACATTAGCTTTCTCTGAACTTATCTATTTATGGCTACCCTTTCTTGAACCTTTCTCAGATTTCTGACAGGGGTCTAGGAGTAGCTTAAGTGtgaaaaatccaattttaatgaacaaaaaaaaaagaacctcacTCAGTCTCTTATTCCAGCTTTGAACATTCATTATTGAAATTAAGCTAAGAAATCCTGTTCTGTGAACTGAGTTCAACCATTTACCAACACTTAATACGGATTTTATTCTAAAGGGATGTCACTGTTCATGTTTGCTGCAAATCGAAATCCTTGGTTCAGGACTTTTAACAAATGAACCCTTTTGATCCAATGCAGTCTGTTGTTGTGTCTAGATGCTGGATCTTGTTCATTTGAGGGTTTACAGTTTTAAAtggtgcagtttttttcttgtatctacaCATTGTAGATAAacattgtgacttttttttgtcactgatGCCCCCCACTGTTGTAATCCATCTACACCCATGCTGAGTAAGGTGCGTCTAACATGGCTGCGCCTTACTCAACTTTGAACTGTATGTATGTATTTCTGTTGTATGTCTGACCTTGTTCGAGTTGTACTGGAAAGAAATTTTGTGTGTCAGTGTATGCTGTGCATTTGAAAATAAACCTGATTCTGAAATGTCATAGAAATTTTAGACTATTTATGGTAAGTGTAACTCTGCTTTCTTCTCCTCTTAAACTTTGTGCTCAGATGCAGAGTTGTCGCTTGCTATGAGACCACAGACACCTGtcagagttttttattttttcagggaCTCCTTTCTACTCTGTCGGAATGGTGCTATAAGGTATTTGTTGAGCTTCTAAAGATGCCACATAGGAATATGCTGGATTCTACTGTTCCAATATCAAATAGGTGCAACTGAACTGTGAATTGACAAATCTATGTTTAGTTTCATCTGCGCTAAAAACAAGCTCCATGTCTCTCTGGGAATCATGAAAGACTGTTGTCTATCAAAACGAAGTAAAATGTGCAAAACCACAGTATTTTCCATGTCTGTCATCTGAAACAGTCACAAACCCCAGATCCTTCCTGAATACCGGTACTCTAGATTACCTCTCTCAGGGTTCTTtgttgggtcttttttttttcttttaacaagtTTTCATATATACCAGGATTTatatttagaaactgttttttcttaccACTGCTTTGTTGGAGTTAAATTTACCTTTTGTTTAAAGTCGGCATGGGCTGTGATTCAAAACAGACAAACTGTCGGAAGGATTTAAAACGTGGATGGATTCGAACgtttaattaatttttaccAGACTAAGACCGAAACCATTATATTAGTATAATCAAAATTAATAAATGGTCACCTAGTCCTATTGAACATTCAGTAAAGCAATTTAGGAGTAACCATACTTTAAACTAGAACAGAAGCATAGCTCTGTGGTTGTGTAATGTGTTTTCAAACAGGCTAAAACACAGTGATTTTACTGACATCTGGTGACAGGTGTAATAGAAGTGTGTCAGAAATCAATTAAACcgtaggacccaaaatgcaggagacaaCGTTGGTGCGagaaaataaatgctttaaaaagacaaagcatGGCAGAGGATTTGACCAAAATgagttgaaaacaaaacactcaATTAACTGAGGATGATTAACTGAAACGaacagctgtggataattagCAAATGAAACCGACAAGTGAGACTGTACCAAATaagcttgaaaacaaaacagtacaaaaacaaaacacgaaaaacattaaaaaaaataaataaaaaacccacacaattTTAGTGTAAAATATGAAAGATTGTAATagcaaaaatcaaataaagacaCAGCCAAGCGTGACCTTATGTTAAAGCCTCATAGTCACGCTGAAAAACAAGAGGGGAGGGGCGCTATTTCTCTTCTAGCAGAGCGATTACGTAAGCGGGATGCACTCGGAGGCAGGGCGCATTTTAAGGACTAACACCTGCTCAGACAGTCTTTACGCATGCCCATTCCAACACTTCCGGCAAAATTGGCGGGAAAAACAGCTCAAAATATATGTAATTTTAAACTAGCAAACATATTTGGGACTTTCCTATCAAAGTTATGTTTCAGTGTAGGACGGCCTGGTTTTCCAAAAGTGTGAATGAGGCACACCTCAAGTTTTGGGGTAAGAAATCTCTTTCCAACGGCTTCAAAACACAGATAAAATTGTGTATGTATTATTGTGTTATTGTAAAGTAATAATCTATTGTAAATATAGCTCctcaaaaataccaaaaataaaagtaaaaatttttgttttcacatgtaGCACAAAAGTATAGAAAGTTATatagaaaatgtgatttttattttaagtaaataaCTACACATTAAACTAAATGTCTAGTGTAGAAATTCGATCCTGCATATTTTAGATGCACCTGAACCCACATATTTGTGTGTGACCATAGGAGTACTATATATAGGAAAAATCAAGGTAAAATGTGGTAAATTTCCATTCATTGTGATGTCTTGGAAAAGGTTAAACTTTGAGTCTCCAAAGGACATGTAGAATAACACACACTTCTTAGATCTGCTTTGCTGGTTGCTTGTTTTGATGATACTTCTCTGGTAGTACAAGAAGGTGGGACCATCACAGGCTGGAGAAAAGCCGATTTCATCTTTAGTGAGGATGCAACATCCTCTGACACTTTAAGGTGAGACGAATGCtagaataagaaaaaataaagaagggatacaaacaaatggaaaaaccatttcacatttttatttctttttttaaggataTTTGAGAGCAAAGATTTCCTCTGGGACAAAGTGACAGTTTTTCACAGCTTGTTCCTATTGACCTGTGAAAAAAGGCAGAGTGTGAAATCCGTATGCATTGGTCATTATGTGCTACCCCCAGTCCCAGTGCAGAACGGTGAGGATTACAACACGTTTATTGATTCACTGTAAGACACAAGTATATGGTATATACTTACTATAACTATATGAAGAAAGAACACTTTCACACAGCTTGTCTATGAAGATCATTATTGCCATCAGTGCTCATCTGTGGAAAAGCTGTTGCTTCATgtcagggaaaaaaacattcagaaaaattGAAGCCATTGCAGATGTCCTAGATTTGCTTCTGGTACCTACAGGATATTTTTAGTTCTTGTTGTCTTTTAAGTGTATCAAGTTTTCTGTCTTTAGttcaacccccctcccccaaaaaGGTTCCTCCAGGCTTTAGCTATTCTTTTAGTTGTAACTAACTTAGTGTATTTCTATTGTTAAAGAGATGAGAAAGGCGGTTGGAAGATTGATTTGGGAGGGTGAAAGTGATCCATCAGTTACACAGGTAATTGTACCATTTAGGATAACATTTAGGACAGGTGGATTATGTAGGGTAATAGTTAAATATCCAAACtgacaatgtttttttgcaggaaaattCAGTGAGTAGTAAATGCCTGGATGAGGAGAGCGGAGAAGAGCTCAGCGTAAGCAAGTGTGTTGACTTCACTGTGAGTCTTTGGAACTGAAGTGGAATTTGCACTTTTTTAATCCAGTCTTTGTGAACAGCTGTGAACCATCTGATGAAGATTCATCTCCTGAAAAGGAAAATCACCTAAGAAACAAAGCAAACGGTACTCTCACAGGTAAATTATTTGCACATCAAAGCTGCACTCTGGTCATCTTTTGTCCTGttgtaaaagccttcccagttgTCTAGTTATggttatgccatttttttttaactcttgatTTCTAGAACAAGGTTTTTGCAGAGTGACTGTAGTTTATTATAGATTgttggtgggactgttggtgcagagcccCCCCCCATCATCCATAACTGAGACACATATGCATATATGTAcactctcttctgctagcttacagccccaacacCATCAGACGTACATACGAAGACATGCATGAcaaacatcagaatggagcggagtagTTAGCTTGTGACCttcccagcgtattttctatgtcacaaatacactcGTTTTCAAAGGTCATGTTTTTCACCTGCTCCTGTGATTGCACTTCCTTTAGGTCAGGAGCcgagcagcagcgttctggatgaACAGCAGTTGTCTCACAGCACATTTACTGAGGCCATTTTGTTCATCTTACTACAGATAAAAGTGTGAATAAGTCTttgttggtttggtttggtattctttttattctttagtgATACTAAAagtgtttatctttatttaaaataggtcaaaagaaCATATAAAAATGGTCAActtatctgttttttaaaagacaaaaagatttttcctTATCAACTTATATGTTAAAGTAACAAGATTTCAGTTCATCTGGAAGCAGTTAAGCAAAATCTTTTTcagatttaaagtttttttttttatggctcaTCAAGTTAGATCAATTTATAATAAgcctatttttaaaaagtgaacgTCTATATTCTAAATTTGAATATTGTCCCTGTTGATTGTTATTTATTGATTCATATGAAACTCCCCAAAAAAATTGATGGAGGTTTGCTTGTTTCTTGTTTGGTTCCATCAGGGTACATCAGCATGGACAGCCTGCAGAAATATTCAGGTGAACTGAGTGATTATTATCCAAAGCATTTCCCATGCTTGAACTGTGGAGCCTGCGTCTGTTTGACCCCCCCCATAACCAAAAGAAAGGCTGACAAAAAACTTGACACAATCTAAAAATGATGGACGCTGTATTTTGTCACAGTACAGTGTTTATAGCAGTGGTTATTAAACATTTATGTTAAGGTCCATTGTTGCCAAGCTGGGCCTTTTGGAATGCCTACATTTGGTTTTACAAAAGCATTTGATTGGTTGATTTGC
This genomic window contains:
- the terb2 gene encoding telomere repeats-binding bouquet formation protein 2 isoform X1 yields the protein MFQCRTAWFSKSVNEAHLKFWVQEGGTITGWRKADFIFSEDATSSDTLRIFESKDFLWDKVTVFHSLFLLTCEKRQSVKSVCIGHYVLPPVPVQNEMRKAVGRLIWEGESDPSVTQENSVSSKCLDEESGEELSVSNCEPSDEDSSPEKENHLRNKANGTLTGYISMDSLQKYSGELSDYYPKHFPCLNCGACVCLTPPITKRKADKKLDTI
- the terb2 gene encoding telomere repeats-binding bouquet formation protein 2 isoform X2, whose protein sequence is MFQCRTAWFSKSVNEAHLKFWVQEGGTITGWRKADFIFSEDATSSDTLRIFESKDFLWDKVTVFHSLFLLTCEKRQSVKSVCIGHYVLPPVPVQNEMRKAVGRLIWEGESDPSVTQENSVSSKCLDEESGEELSVSNCEPSDEDSSPEKENHLRNKANGTLTGQEPSSSVLDEQQLSHSTFTEAILFILLQIKGTSAWTACRNIQVN